In Sebaldella sp. S0638, one DNA window encodes the following:
- a CDS encoding DUF6320 domain-containing protein, translated as MYCVKCGVELEKGRKECPLCKTKVMYEDLENESEEEYPEVKINLYKMNKKKIKSRIYFIMLTLTVISILEVLLGNITINGRLTWGYFVIPSIILTNIGIFIAINGWNLRKNLFLLSASLAVFLFILDMYDENITWSAKIGIPIVGSFFVLGLIFSRIRKQNKSKIKIFNYFLILVGIFIISIEIILSGKISWSLLASIPLIVFGLMFKHFYEEYDEELQKRMHL; from the coding sequence ATGTATTGTGTGAAATGTGGTGTTGAATTAGAAAAGGGGAGAAAAGAATGTCCGCTCTGTAAGACAAAAGTGATGTATGAAGATCTGGAGAATGAATCCGAGGAGGAATATCCCGAGGTAAAAATAAATCTTTATAAAATGAATAAGAAAAAAATAAAAAGCAGAATATATTTTATAATGCTTACACTGACAGTTATTTCCATTCTGGAGGTATTACTCGGAAATATTACTATAAACGGGAGACTTACATGGGGATATTTTGTAATTCCTTCTATAATACTTACAAATATTGGTATTTTTATAGCAATTAACGGGTGGAATCTGAGAAAAAATCTTTTTCTGCTGAGTGCGAGTCTTGCTGTATTTCTTTTTATTCTGGATATGTATGATGAAAATATTACATGGTCTGCAAAAATAGGAATACCCATAGTAGGAAGCTTCTTTGTGCTTGGACTTATTTTTTCCAGAATAAGAAAACAAAATAAATCTAAAATAAAGATTTTTAATTATTTTTTGATATTGGTGGGGATATTTATAATTTCGATAGAGATTATCTTAAGCGGAAAAATTTCTTGGTCGCTGCTTGCATCAATACCTTTAATAGTATTTGGTTTAATGTTTAAGCATTTTTATGAAGAGTATGATGAAGAATTACAAAAAAGAATGCATTTATAA